Proteins from one Rubripirellula tenax genomic window:
- a CDS encoding ATP-binding protein: protein MRIRRLDLIRIGPFTNRALTFEQGEYGFHLIYGPNEGGKSSSLRALKQWLFGIRGERSCRDDFVHTHNELRIGGVIEADNGERLHCIRRKGGAKSLRDANDKAIIEPDRLSDFLHRITQDQFETQFGIDLQQLVSGGHAIVAGGGDVGGSLFAAGAGAASVGAVGKWVDGECERLLKSSGTRPAINAALIAYNEAQKVVSEKSTPSKQWQSLNDSLESTIAKRRELDESIVRLESQRERLNRISHALPTISSLKDSRNALTEVADAPRLRKDFANVRIASTSALAAAESTLALAQQELVSVDARIKTLDVPQSLLDHASAIGNLYKNHERYLDWVRTCPELKSERKSLEARTERALRELGRDPKSDDADDVRIGTANRVQIHELAEQRLALMQSVLDAEQELSEKQRTLETIQSELSELPPAVDVRSLRLAIDAALKMGDCESQLLTKESKLSELADRGIREINRLPLWQGSIEELESLPVPSIDSVARFESEIRVADQSITQLRAESEDLEDKIADAQSQLSKLQLNQDVPTEGELDQVRSERDASWAVLSAAFDAAGDKGSRPEERVIAQYEALVRKSDELSDRLRREGERVAEKTRWIADSSRWKQSLEQRRTRLASAEADRQNTVSDWRELWLLANIDPISPVEMRQWLDQYRKLCELAVQIREQSLTCDHDRESIQQHRTELANQLSQRGIAVDSAASLASLLDMACDRCKAFEAVESRRGQWTERVGQVKHEHSLAKKRLDEAEARKTLWQSQWRDAVQVLDGNADLTATQAMAMLQAIDQVVVDIDQAAELTRRWTNQHDQIEAYDESVASLIERLGLELGDISVHQTVTDLHDRLVRAREQKATRDSLMVQRDGIEKQFSLARQSISAETAILEDLCAEARCNSVDDLLDVERGALRRIAIEQDIATFEKQIRQWTQGTDLDSFITEAEAEDPDSLSPRMAQLVDEIDDAKSRREAYSESIGGQQTDLDRIDGSAEATKANEDAEVALTQVRDHAEEYCRMKLASVILKRAVKRYREQNQGPVLQRASELFAELTLGAFRGLRSDYSDAGEPVLVGVRGAAVDSNDVASESLVTVDGMSEGTCDQLFLSLRIASLELYLERNPPVPFVVDDILVKFDDARSAAALRVLAALSKKTQVIMFTHHQHLIDVARQSVAADALFVQSLDDSYESVATASPDQAKSTVSKSKPVPAKPAKKKRAEKSGKNPPPVGELF from the coding sequence TTGAGAATTCGCCGTCTGGATTTGATTCGCATTGGACCGTTCACCAATCGCGCGCTCACCTTCGAACAGGGCGAGTACGGTTTTCATTTGATCTACGGCCCCAACGAAGGTGGCAAGAGTTCGTCGCTTCGTGCGCTGAAGCAATGGCTGTTTGGGATCCGCGGCGAAAGATCGTGCCGTGACGATTTCGTCCACACGCACAACGAACTTCGAATCGGCGGCGTGATCGAAGCCGACAACGGTGAACGACTGCACTGCATAAGGCGAAAAGGCGGTGCGAAGTCGTTGCGAGACGCCAATGACAAGGCGATTATTGAACCGGATCGATTGAGTGATTTCCTTCATCGCATTACCCAGGACCAGTTCGAAACGCAATTCGGAATCGATTTGCAACAATTGGTCAGCGGTGGGCACGCAATCGTTGCCGGAGGTGGTGACGTCGGTGGTTCGCTGTTCGCAGCGGGTGCGGGCGCCGCAAGCGTCGGTGCGGTCGGCAAGTGGGTCGATGGCGAATGCGAACGACTGTTAAAATCCAGCGGCACGCGTCCCGCCATCAACGCTGCACTGATCGCGTATAACGAAGCGCAAAAGGTCGTCAGCGAGAAAAGCACGCCCAGCAAGCAATGGCAGTCCCTGAACGATTCGCTTGAATCCACCATCGCCAAGCGGCGTGAACTCGACGAATCGATTGTGCGATTGGAGTCGCAGCGAGAAAGGCTCAATCGGATCTCCCACGCTTTGCCGACAATCAGCAGCCTGAAGGATTCTCGCAATGCGCTGACGGAAGTCGCCGATGCGCCGCGATTGCGAAAGGACTTTGCCAATGTCCGTATCGCCTCGACTTCGGCGCTCGCTGCGGCCGAATCGACTTTGGCACTTGCACAACAAGAATTGGTGTCGGTTGACGCTCGGATCAAAACACTGGACGTGCCACAGTCGTTGTTGGATCACGCGTCGGCAATCGGCAACCTCTACAAGAACCATGAACGGTATCTCGATTGGGTCCGCACTTGTCCCGAATTAAAATCCGAGCGCAAGTCCTTAGAGGCTCGGACCGAGCGGGCGCTTCGAGAATTGGGACGCGACCCGAAATCGGACGATGCCGATGACGTGCGAATTGGCACAGCGAATCGCGTGCAAATCCACGAATTGGCAGAGCAACGATTGGCGCTGATGCAGTCGGTGTTGGATGCCGAACAGGAATTGAGCGAGAAGCAGCGAACGCTCGAAACGATTCAGTCCGAATTGTCCGAGTTGCCCCCTGCAGTTGACGTTCGATCGCTGCGGCTGGCGATCGACGCGGCATTGAAAATGGGAGATTGCGAATCGCAGTTGCTCACGAAAGAATCGAAACTCAGCGAACTTGCGGATCGAGGCATTCGAGAGATCAATCGTTTGCCGCTATGGCAAGGATCGATCGAGGAACTGGAAAGTCTGCCCGTTCCCTCCATCGATTCGGTCGCCCGTTTCGAATCGGAAATCCGAGTCGCCGATCAAAGTATCACCCAGTTGCGAGCGGAATCGGAAGACTTAGAAGACAAGATTGCCGACGCCCAATCGCAACTGTCGAAACTTCAGCTCAACCAGGACGTCCCAACCGAAGGCGAGTTGGACCAGGTGCGATCCGAACGTGATGCATCTTGGGCGGTCCTTTCGGCTGCGTTTGACGCTGCGGGCGATAAAGGATCAAGGCCCGAGGAACGAGTGATCGCACAGTACGAAGCGTTGGTGCGGAAGTCGGACGAGCTGAGCGACCGTTTACGCCGCGAGGGTGAACGTGTCGCCGAAAAAACGCGTTGGATAGCGGACAGCAGTCGGTGGAAACAATCGCTCGAACAGCGAAGAACGCGTCTGGCATCCGCAGAGGCGGATCGTCAAAACACGGTGTCCGACTGGCGAGAATTGTGGTTATTGGCGAACATCGATCCGATATCGCCGGTCGAGATGCGACAGTGGCTCGATCAATATCGAAAACTATGCGAACTTGCAGTTCAAATTCGGGAACAGTCGCTGACATGCGATCACGATCGCGAATCGATTCAACAACATCGAACCGAGTTGGCCAACCAACTTTCCCAGCGAGGAATCGCGGTCGACTCGGCCGCTTCGCTCGCTTCGTTACTGGACATGGCCTGCGACCGGTGCAAAGCGTTTGAAGCGGTCGAAAGCCGCCGCGGCCAGTGGACCGAGCGTGTCGGACAAGTGAAGCACGAACACTCGCTGGCCAAAAAGAGGCTCGACGAGGCTGAGGCACGCAAGACGCTCTGGCAATCACAGTGGCGAGACGCAGTGCAAGTGCTGGACGGCAATGCGGATTTGACGGCGACGCAGGCGATGGCCATGTTGCAGGCGATCGATCAAGTTGTCGTTGACATTGATCAAGCCGCCGAGTTAACGCGTCGATGGACCAACCAGCATGATCAGATCGAAGCGTACGATGAATCGGTTGCCAGTTTGATCGAGCGACTCGGTCTTGAGTTGGGTGATATTTCAGTACATCAAACGGTCACGGACTTGCACGATCGATTGGTCCGGGCACGCGAACAAAAGGCGACACGCGACAGTTTGATGGTTCAGCGGGATGGAATCGAAAAGCAATTTTCATTGGCCCGGCAATCGATCTCTGCAGAAACGGCGATCTTGGAGGACCTGTGCGCCGAAGCACGGTGCAATTCGGTAGACGACTTGTTGGACGTCGAACGAGGTGCGCTGCGACGAATCGCGATCGAACAAGACATCGCCACCTTTGAAAAACAGATTCGCCAGTGGACTCAAGGAACGGACTTGGATTCGTTCATTACCGAAGCCGAAGCAGAGGATCCCGACAGCCTGTCACCGCGGATGGCGCAGCTTGTCGATGAAATCGACGACGCGAAGAGTCGGCGTGAAGCGTATTCCGAATCGATCGGTGGTCAACAAACGGACCTGGATCGCATCGACGGAAGCGCCGAAGCAACCAAGGCGAACGAAGACGCCGAGGTCGCGCTGACTCAGGTTCGCGATCATGCCGAGGAGTACTGTCGCATGAAGTTGGCGTCGGTGATTTTGAAGCGAGCGGTAAAACGGTATCGCGAGCAAAATCAGGGGCCGGTGTTGCAACGGGCCAGCGAACTTTTTGCGGAGTTGACCCTCGGCGCGTTCCGCGGTTTGCGATCCGATTATTCCGACGCCGGCGAACCGGTGCTGGTCGGCGTTCGTGGTGCCGCGGTCGATTCCAATGATGTTGCTTCCGAATCGCTGGTCACCGTTGACGGGATGAGTGAAGGCACGTGCGACCAGTTGTTTTTGTCGCTTCGGATTGCATCGCTGGAACTGTATCTCGAGCGCAACCCGCCCGTTCCATTTGTGGTCGACGATATTCTGGTCAAGTTTGATGACGCCAGGTCGGCCGCGGCCCTGCGTGTCTTGGCCGCGCTGTCGAAAAAGACTCAGGTGATCATGTTCACCCACCACCAACATTTGATCGACGTTGCTCGTCAATCCGTCGCGGCGGACGCACTGTTCGTCCAGTCGCTTGACGACTCATACGAGTCGGTTGCCACGGCCAGTCCGGATCAGGCGAAATCGACCGTTTCCAAGTCGAAACCTGTTCCGGCCAAGCCCGCAAAGAAGAAACGGGCGGAAAAATCGGGAAAAAACCCGCCTCCAGTCGGCGAATTGTTCTAG
- a CDS encoding metallophosphoesterase: protein MFKFIHTADIHLDSPLRGLASDGPVDRIRGAVREALVSLADLAERERVDFVLIAGDIYDGTWDTADTGLYFLKWLDRLQKSGIEVYAISGNHDAQSKMTNVFRLPNNPSGKPVMLSSSEAETILLDDLDVAIHGRGFAQQAEAENLVRQYPPAQPGMFNIGMLHTSLDGTSGGVHHRYAPCKPTDLISRGYDYWALGHIHTRKHHHKPGETPIVFPGNIQGRHIRESGPKGCEVVTVDDAQNISMQFVPLDVFRWDICDINVDGVDDADDLLSRFAASMRETVTRGDGLPMAIRVIVSGTSTAHDTWLSEPDKWSRQMRADAITLGGADVWIEKVKFETRPLKQLTAEDVASGPIAEVLRLFDELAVDDELARELDRELDDLRGKLPGELLNGTDAIATKDDLQKLRSIVSEIQPMLLHRLTSEEVAS from the coding sequence ATCTTTAAGTTCATTCACACTGCGGACATTCACCTCGACAGTCCGCTGCGAGGACTGGCCAGCGACGGGCCGGTTGACCGGATCCGCGGCGCGGTACGAGAAGCATTGGTCAGCTTGGCCGATCTTGCCGAACGCGAACGAGTTGACTTCGTTTTGATCGCCGGCGACATCTATGACGGAACATGGGACACCGCCGACACGGGTTTGTACTTTTTAAAGTGGCTCGACCGATTGCAAAAATCGGGCATCGAAGTTTACGCGATCAGCGGTAACCACGATGCACAAAGCAAAATGACCAATGTATTCCGTTTGCCCAACAATCCCAGCGGCAAACCTGTGATGTTGTCATCCAGCGAAGCGGAAACGATTCTGTTGGACGATCTTGACGTAGCAATCCACGGTCGCGGATTCGCCCAGCAAGCCGAAGCCGAAAACTTGGTGCGACAATACCCGCCCGCGCAACCGGGGATGTTCAATATCGGGATGTTGCACACATCCTTGGATGGCACGTCTGGCGGAGTCCACCATCGCTATGCACCATGCAAGCCCACCGACCTGATCAGCCGCGGATATGACTACTGGGCGCTCGGTCACATTCATACTCGGAAACACCATCACAAGCCTGGTGAAACGCCGATCGTGTTTCCCGGCAACATCCAAGGCCGCCATATTCGCGAATCCGGACCGAAGGGATGCGAAGTCGTGACCGTGGACGATGCGCAAAACATTTCGATGCAGTTCGTGCCGTTGGACGTCTTTCGATGGGACATTTGTGACATCAACGTGGACGGCGTCGACGACGCCGACGATCTATTGTCGCGATTCGCGGCATCCATGCGGGAAACCGTCACCCGCGGTGACGGTTTGCCGATGGCGATTCGTGTGATCGTCTCGGGCACGTCCACGGCGCACGACACGTGGTTGTCCGAGCCCGACAAATGGTCGCGACAAATGCGGGCCGACGCCATCACCCTTGGTGGCGCGGATGTCTGGATCGAGAAAGTCAAATTCGAAACACGGCCATTGAAGCAACTGACGGCCGAGGATGTTGCCAGCGGACCAATCGCGGAAGTATTGCGGTTGTTTGACGAGTTGGCCGTCGATGATGAGCTCGCCCGCGAACTGGATCGCGAACTCGATGACCTGCGTGGCAAGTTGCCCGGCGAGTTGTTGAACGGCACCGACGCCATTGCAACGAAAGACGATCTACAGAAGCTGCGTTCCATCGTGTCAGAGATCCAACCGATGTTGTTGCATCGGCTGACCAGCGAAGAGGTGGCGTCTTGA
- the lpdA gene encoding dihydrolipoyl dehydrogenase: MKSVRHELVVLGGGPAGYVAAIRAAQLGIDVACIDENDRFGGTCLRVGCIPSKALLESSHLYEETQHKLADHGITVSDVKLDLAKMMKRKADIVDTLTGGIDMLFKKKGVTSYRGRGKFRDVGTVEVSPSDGSESIQLQADQVLICSGSRPASLRPVEEDGDRIGNSTTGLSFPEVPKRLVVIGGGYIGLELGSVWKRLGSEVIVLEALDRILPGLDNELASLAHRVFKKQGIDFRTSTFVESAKVVGDKCVVAIKGGDPIECDRVLLATGRTPATDNLGLESIGLETDARGFIAVNGNFETSVESVYAIGDCIGGAMLAHKAMEEGIVCVERMAGIKSHMNYDVIPAIVYTNPEIAMVGRTEEQLKEAGIEYKKGVCPFGANGRARTLGDFDGRVKILADAKTDRVLGVHIIGNRAGDLIAEAASAMEFGASSEDIARTCHAHPTLAEAVHEAALDVDKRAIHTV, encoded by the coding sequence ATGAAATCGGTCCGACATGAGCTCGTGGTCCTCGGCGGCGGTCCCGCCGGATACGTCGCGGCGATTCGTGCGGCCCAGTTGGGGATCGACGTCGCCTGCATTGACGAAAATGATCGCTTCGGCGGCACGTGTCTTCGGGTCGGCTGTATCCCAAGCAAAGCGTTGTTGGAATCCAGCCACTTGTACGAAGAGACTCAGCACAAGTTGGCCGACCACGGCATCACGGTCAGCGATGTGAAGCTGGACCTTGCAAAGATGATGAAGCGAAAAGCCGACATCGTCGACACATTGACGGGCGGCATCGACATGCTGTTCAAGAAAAAGGGCGTCACGTCATACCGAGGGCGCGGTAAATTTCGCGATGTCGGAACCGTTGAGGTGTCGCCGTCGGACGGAAGCGAATCGATCCAATTGCAGGCCGACCAAGTGCTGATTTGCTCGGGCAGTCGCCCGGCAAGTCTTCGACCCGTCGAAGAAGACGGCGATCGAATCGGCAACAGCACGACGGGCCTGTCGTTCCCCGAAGTACCCAAACGTTTGGTCGTCATCGGCGGCGGCTACATCGGCTTGGAACTGGGCAGTGTTTGGAAACGACTGGGCAGCGAAGTGATTGTGCTCGAAGCGCTCGACCGAATCCTGCCGGGCTTGGACAACGAACTGGCCAGCCTGGCGCACCGCGTGTTCAAAAAGCAGGGCATCGATTTCCGAACCAGTACGTTTGTCGAATCAGCCAAGGTTGTTGGCGACAAGTGTGTGGTCGCAATCAAGGGCGGCGATCCGATCGAGTGCGATCGTGTCTTGCTGGCGACGGGACGCACGCCGGCAACGGACAACTTAGGCCTCGAGTCGATCGGGCTGGAAACCGACGCGCGCGGGTTTATCGCCGTCAACGGCAACTTCGAGACTTCCGTTGAAAGCGTGTATGCGATCGGCGACTGTATCGGTGGCGCGATGCTGGCGCACAAGGCGATGGAAGAGGGAATCGTTTGTGTGGAAAGGATGGCGGGCATCAAGAGTCACATGAATTACGATGTGATCCCGGCGATCGTTTACACCAATCCAGAAATCGCCATGGTCGGTAGAACCGAAGAGCAGTTGAAGGAAGCTGGTATCGAGTACAAAAAGGGAGTATGCCCGTTCGGTGCCAATGGACGTGCCAGAACGTTGGGTGACTTTGATGGCCGTGTCAAAATTTTGGCGGACGCGAAAACGGATCGCGTTCTAGGTGTCCACATCATCGGCAATCGTGCAGGCGATTTGATCGCGGAAGCTGCCTCGGCAATGGAGTTCGGTGCGTCAAGCGAAGACATCGCGCGAACATGCCACGCGCACCCGACGCTTGCCGAAGCTGTTCACGAAGCGGCACTGGATGTGGACAAGCGGGCGATTCATACGGTGTAA
- a CDS encoding UPF0104 family protein has protein sequence MAKVHLRNVAGPLLAIVLFGLAVRLLVHEANSITWDDFKIGLTSVPTLYLVFAAFLVALNYGLLISYDLLALRYLCRSLPLRRVALVSFLGFTLGNNFGTFLAGAPIRFRFYTRWGLSPSQIVVLISILGLTFWSGLWFLGGTVLVCVPIELPPPYVLPFGTRTLGVILLSLAVGYLLVCTFWQKPWPIGKLHLRPPEPGLMAVQASVAAVDLLISATALYLVLPGEALVPFTLVLAAYLAAIAVSLISQVPGGLGVLEVILLALLKESVGDAVLASVIIFRTIYYLIPLVFGMTALVIHEIYGGAVEARQARRP, from the coding sequence TTGGCCAAAGTCCACCTTCGCAATGTCGCCGGCCCGCTGCTAGCTATCGTGTTGTTCGGATTGGCCGTTCGCTTGCTGGTTCACGAAGCCAATTCGATCACCTGGGACGATTTTAAGATCGGATTGACTAGCGTTCCGACGTTGTACTTGGTGTTTGCGGCGTTTTTGGTCGCGCTCAATTACGGATTGCTGATTTCGTACGACCTTTTGGCGCTGCGGTATTTGTGCCGGTCGTTGCCGTTGCGGCGAGTTGCTTTGGTCTCGTTTCTGGGTTTCACACTGGGTAACAATTTCGGGACTTTCTTGGCTGGTGCCCCGATTCGGTTTCGCTTTTATACGCGATGGGGATTGTCGCCCAGCCAGATTGTGGTGTTGATCTCGATCTTGGGGCTGACGTTTTGGAGCGGGTTGTGGTTCTTGGGCGGCACAGTATTGGTTTGTGTGCCGATCGAGTTGCCGCCGCCCTACGTTTTACCTTTCGGCACGCGTACCCTTGGCGTGATTTTGCTGTCGCTTGCCGTCGGCTACTTGTTGGTTTGCACGTTTTGGCAGAAGCCTTGGCCGATCGGCAAACTTCACCTGCGACCGCCTGAACCTGGTTTGATGGCCGTGCAGGCATCGGTGGCGGCGGTCGATCTGTTGATATCGGCAACCGCGCTGTACTTGGTGCTGCCCGGCGAAGCGCTGGTTCCGTTCACCTTGGTGCTGGCGGCCTATTTGGCCGCGATCGCGGTTTCATTGATCAGCCAAGTGCCCGGCGGATTGGGCGTGTTGGAGGTGATCTTGTTGGCGCTGTTGAAAGAATCGGTGGGCGACGCGGTCTTGGCGTCCGTCATTATCTTCCGAACGATCTATTACCTGATCCCATTGGTTTTCGGAATGACTGCGCTAGTCATCCACGAGATCTATGGCGGCGCGGTCGAAGCCCGACAGGCGAGACGGCCGTAG
- the dnaB gene encoding replicative DNA helicase yields the protein MIKDPSEFRFKKKKNEPTAAEVLQREPPFDLEAEMGVLGSVLLLPSICDEIASLKAEDFYSDANRKIYHAMREMYDGGEKIDITLLVSRLRTAGDYEEVGGAAYLARLSSAVPNAAHASFYAAIVSEKAVFRRLIESSTEILRDAYEQNSTAKELCAQAEQKVFAIMDGRSSQSVHSISDVLHQAMDRMEARLRDEYVDGGAETGLKMFDEMTGGLHNGELIILAARPSMGKTALAMNIGEHCSIVQRAPVLFVSLEMSGIELADRMLCSLARVNGHRLRNGSISSDDRDRLISKANEISEAPLYVDDSPSRTVSEIAATARRIKRKENGLGLIVIDYLQLIDPDNSRDPRQEQVAKIARRLKGMARELEVPLLCLSQLNRQAEDGKDHRPKLSHLRESGAIEQDADVVMFVHREEYYHRGEDKAQFAGQAEIIIAKQRNGPVGDVELTWEAEYTKFSDRAPERHSEFDGLAEFDNSGM from the coding sequence ATGATCAAAGACCCCAGCGAATTTCGGTTCAAGAAAAAGAAGAACGAACCGACGGCGGCGGAAGTCCTCCAACGCGAACCTCCGTTCGACCTCGAAGCAGAGATGGGCGTCCTGGGTAGCGTTCTGTTGCTGCCATCGATTTGCGACGAAATTGCATCGCTGAAGGCCGAAGATTTTTACAGTGACGCGAATCGCAAGATTTATCATGCGATGCGTGAAATGTACGACGGCGGCGAAAAGATTGACATCACGTTGCTGGTTTCGCGATTGCGGACGGCCGGCGACTACGAAGAGGTCGGCGGCGCCGCGTATCTGGCCCGATTGTCCAGCGCGGTTCCCAATGCGGCGCACGCGTCGTTCTATGCGGCGATCGTTTCGGAGAAAGCGGTCTTTCGGCGTTTGATCGAATCGAGCACCGAGATTCTTCGCGATGCCTACGAACAGAACAGCACCGCCAAAGAATTGTGTGCCCAGGCGGAACAGAAAGTGTTCGCGATCATGGACGGTCGGTCGTCGCAGAGCGTTCACAGCATCAGCGACGTGCTGCATCAAGCGATGGATCGGATGGAAGCCCGTTTGCGCGACGAATACGTCGACGGCGGTGCGGAAACCGGGCTAAAGATGTTCGACGAGATGACCGGTGGACTCCACAACGGCGAGCTGATCATTTTGGCTGCCCGTCCGTCGATGGGAAAGACAGCACTCGCGATGAACATCGGTGAACACTGTTCGATCGTCCAACGTGCGCCGGTGCTGTTCGTATCCCTTGAAATGTCGGGCATCGAATTGGCCGACCGGATGCTGTGTTCGCTTGCACGCGTCAACGGTCACCGACTGCGTAACGGATCGATTTCGTCGGACGATCGCGATCGGTTGATTTCCAAGGCCAACGAGATCAGCGAGGCGCCGCTTTACGTCGACGATTCGCCCAGCCGGACGGTCAGTGAGATCGCCGCAACGGCCCGCCGCATCAAGCGGAAAGAAAACGGACTCGGTTTGATCGTGATCGATTACTTGCAATTGATCGATCCTGACAATTCGCGTGACCCACGCCAGGAACAGGTTGCCAAGATCGCGCGGCGTTTGAAAGGGATGGCGCGGGAACTGGAAGTGCCGCTGTTGTGCTTGTCGCAATTGAACCGGCAAGCCGAAGATGGCAAGGATCACCGTCCGAAGCTAAGTCACCTGCGAGAATCGGGTGCGATCGAGCAGGATGCCGACGTGGTCATGTTCGTTCACCGCGAGGAATATTATCACCGTGGCGAAGACAAGGCTCAGTTTGCCGGGCAAGCGGAAATCATTATCGCGAAACAGCGGAACGGTCCTGTCGGCGACGTCGAACTGACGTGGGAAGCCGAGTACACGAAATTCAGCGACCGCGCGCCCGAACGTCACAGCGAATTCGACGGGCTCGCCGAGTTCGACAACTCGGGCATGTAA
- a CDS encoding DnaA/Hda family protein, with amino-acid sequence MLLLFDRFIDSIRVGDLVAIDVGLVRETSMKEDCATGMSVPHGCTDDMDVVASFKEALEQRIGADRFRMWFTNGVSFGVASKADLAQAATDVNESSDRDSIVRGCVMVRVRGQFALDRMRKNFLSELRGAAMQACGSSTNVSVELDQPQAAQADLPLVDEVTAVTKTASTAKKSTPSEPKRRAPMTRAKRGGDGVTRGRTMSMSNLIAGGAGTVRKNHRSKTSASVNPVAAKVSQPNDFVAARPTIAPTVATSPTAEKTDGQDSSSMKTLGPRRTMNVQTFVAGSCNQLAYTAMTMVCQQPGLASPLFVCGPSGSGKTHLLSAIADQFRRVHRMRRVMHLTAEQFTNDFITSVGNSGITSFRRRYREVDALLIDDVQFLGAKKATLREVLYTVETLANAGRPLIFSGSHAPTEIQGLTQELAGRMSSGLVCPIGPLDLSTRKTILGRWVDETCSMPLDDASLEQLTSMLAGDGRVISGVVNTINLLQRMYRRNPSMDEIRRFGGDVLRSAKPVASLSVIETAVCEAFHLPLDVLRSGAQTRSVTEPRMLAMYLSRQMTSAAYTEIAKHFGGKSHSTAMAAEKNVKGWLDKGKSIGRGQVAMSAQEAIERIENLLRA; translated from the coding sequence ATGCTGCTTCTCTTCGATAGATTCATCGATTCAATTCGCGTGGGCGATTTGGTTGCAATCGATGTCGGTTTGGTCCGCGAAACGTCCATGAAGGAGGATTGCGCTACCGGTATGTCTGTTCCGCACGGCTGCACCGACGACATGGATGTTGTCGCATCTTTCAAGGAAGCGCTTGAACAACGCATCGGTGCAGACCGGTTTCGTATGTGGTTTACCAACGGTGTTTCCTTTGGAGTCGCATCGAAGGCCGACCTAGCGCAGGCGGCAACCGACGTAAACGAGTCGTCCGATCGCGACAGCATCGTTCGCGGTTGCGTAATGGTTCGCGTTCGCGGCCAGTTCGCACTCGACCGGATGCGAAAGAATTTCCTCAGCGAGCTGCGCGGCGCAGCGATGCAAGCCTGTGGCTCGTCGACAAACGTGTCGGTCGAATTGGACCAACCCCAAGCCGCTCAAGCCGACTTGCCGCTTGTCGATGAAGTCACCGCGGTCACCAAGACTGCGTCGACGGCAAAAAAATCGACTCCATCGGAACCCAAACGTCGCGCCCCGATGACACGTGCGAAGCGCGGTGGCGATGGCGTGACACGCGGTCGAACGATGTCGATGTCGAACCTGATCGCCGGCGGTGCGGGAACGGTGCGTAAGAATCATCGGTCAAAGACTTCCGCATCCGTGAATCCCGTCGCGGCGAAAGTGAGCCAGCCGAATGACTTCGTCGCAGCGCGGCCGACGATAGCCCCAACGGTTGCCACTAGCCCGACCGCGGAAAAAACAGACGGCCAAGATTCGTCGAGCATGAAAACGCTCGGGCCACGTCGCACAATGAACGTGCAAACGTTTGTTGCCGGGTCGTGTAACCAATTGGCGTACACGGCGATGACGATGGTTTGCCAACAACCGGGTCTGGCATCGCCATTGTTTGTGTGTGGTCCTTCGGGAAGTGGTAAGACGCATTTGTTGAGCGCGATTGCCGATCAGTTTCGCCGCGTGCACCGCATGCGACGGGTGATGCATTTGACGGCCGAACAATTTACCAACGACTTCATCACGTCGGTCGGAAACAGCGGGATCACTTCGTTTCGTCGGCGATACCGCGAAGTCGATGCGTTGTTGATTGACGACGTCCAATTTTTGGGTGCCAAGAAGGCGACGCTTCGCGAAGTCCTTTACACGGTCGAAACGCTGGCCAATGCGGGCCGTCCGTTGATCTTCAGCGGTTCGCACGCGCCGACCGAAATTCAGGGTCTGACACAGGAACTGGCGGGCCGGATGTCCAGCGGGCTGGTGTGTCCGATCGGACCGCTCGACTTGTCGACGCGAAAAACGATCCTGGGTCGATGGGTCGATGAAACCTGTTCGATGCCGTTGGACGATGCGTCGCTTGAACAACTGACGTCGATGCTTGCCGGCGACGGCCGAGTGATCAGCGGTGTCGTCAACACCATCAATCTGCTGCAACGTATGTATCGTCGCAATCCGTCGATGGACGAGATACGCCGCTTCGGCGGCGATGTTCTGCGTTCGGCGAAACCGGTTGCCAGCCTATCGGTGATCGAAACTGCCGTGTGCGAAGCGTTCCATTTGCCGTTGGATGTGCTGAGAAGCGGCGCCCAGACTCGTTCGGTCACGGAGCCTCGGATGCTGGCAATGTACTTATCGCGCCAGATGACGTCCGCAGCCTATACAGAAATCGCAAAGCACTTTGGCGGCAAATCACACAGCACGGCAATGGCAGCGGAGAAGAACGTGAAGGGGTGGCTGGACAAGGGCAAATCGATCGGTCGCGGGCAAGTCGCGATGTCGGCCCAAGAGGCGATCGAGCGGATTGAAAACCTGTTGAGGGCGTAA